Within Gemmatimonadetes bacterium SCN 70-22, the genomic segment CATCTCCCACGCCGTCGAGCACGGCATCGCGACCGTCACGTTCGGCCATCCCAAGGGGAACTCCCTTCCCGGCGCCACGCTGCGCGAACTCGCGGCCACCTTCGACGCCCTCGCCGTGCGTGACGACGTCCGCGTGATCGTTCTCCGCAGCGAAGGGAGCGGCCCGTTCTGCGCCGGCGCCTCGTTCGACGAGTTGCGCCGTATCGAGGACGAGCACCAGGGGAAGGTCTTCTTCTCCGGCTTCGCGCACGTGATCCTCGCCATGCGGCGATGCCCGCAGTTCGTGATCGCCCGCATTCAGGGGAAGGCCGTGGGGGGAGGCGTCGGGCTCGCCGCGGCCGCCGATTACAGTGTCGCGACGCGCGGCGCCTCGGTGCGCCTGAGCGAGCTCGCCGTCGGCATCGGACCGTTTGTCGTGGGCCCCGTCATCGAGCACAAGGTCGGGCGCGGGCACTTCACCGCGATGTCGGTCGACTACGACTGGCGCGACGCCGCCTGGGCCGAGCGCGCCGGGCTGTACGCGCGGGTCGCCGATTCGGTGGCCGAGGTCGACGAGATCGTCGATTCGCTCGCCCGCAAGCTGGCCGCCGCCAACCCCGCAGCCGTGCGCGAGCTCAAGCGCGCCTTCGTGGCGGGAACCGAGCACTGGGACACGCTCCTGTACGAGCGCGCCGCGATCTCCGGCTCCCTGAT encodes:
- a CDS encoding enoyl-CoA hydratase; translated protein: MSAPTPLDAGTISHAVEHGIATVTFGHPKGNSLPGATLRELAATFDALAVRDDVRVIVLRSEGSGPFCAGASFDELRRIEDEHQGKVFFSGFAHVILAMRRCPQFVIARIQGKAVGGGVGLAAAADYSVATRGASVRLSELAVGIGPFVVGPVIEHKVGRGHFTAMSVDYDWRDAAWAERAGLYARVADSVAEVDEIVDSLARKLAAANPAAVRELKRAFVAGTEHWDTLLYERAAISGSLILTPPARQALAALARG